Proteins from a genomic interval of Yarrowia lipolytica chromosome 1E, complete sequence:
- a CDS encoding uncharacterized protein (Compare to YALI0E13794g, weakly similar to uniprot|P32505 Saccharomyces cerevisiae YGL122c NAB2 nuclear poly(A)-binding protein, similar to Saccharomyces cerevisiae NAB2 (YGL122C); ancestral locus Anc_6.130) — MADILKNDDALKEQFEKNILQRATQVMGSEQDPTLGQYIVMMLLDDYVTEDTIKSEVKQMTEGQLSDDFVAWCKDEMGRVAKHGGAVQEDTEMEDEYSVGSMPGRRKTESVFKGRQDRSAFGGVGKSLKDRVGRNGVSKAFSKEGEYSIRSKPTSTGGVPTGSVGGIPTDAQQAMFATMQKALSMDLPPKERFNHRCRNWPNCNYDNCKYVHPTEACEAFANGGACAAPPGTCLKVHVGQDIDDLANLPEQPKPFEWVPYERYKPAVPKGFMLMPMMTPQGPQQVMVPQVPVKTTIMECRFTDRCANQHCTYGHPTPCNNEAKITDHFAWCDNKEHCADPECVKNHPSSSLVRENESLPSGQTLEQCKFNNYCTNPKCRFRHAMSKTICRNGKECTRMDCIFMHPVETPCKYGVNCANNNCIFSHPEGHGNGTAERKFVNEAEGTEKLIPGQQQQQDVEGSTVDADTTME; from the coding sequence ATGGCAGACATTTTGAAAAACGACGatgctctcaaggagcagtTTGAGAAGAACATTTTACAGCGGGCCACGCAGGTTATGGGCTCAGAGCAGGACCCGACTCTGGGGCAGTACATTGTGATGATGCTGCTAGACGACTACGTGACCGAGGACACAATCAAGTCAGAGGTGAAGCAAATGACCGAGGGGCAGCTCAGCGACGACTTTGTGGCGTGGTGCAAGGACGAAATGGGTCGCGTGGCAAAACACGGCGGTGCGGTACAGGAGGACACAGAAATGGAGGATGAATACAGCGTGGGGTCTATGCCTGGCCGACGGAAAACAGAGAGCGTTTTCAAGGGCAGACAGGATCGAAGTGCGTTTGGAGGCGTGGGCAAGTCGCTCAAGGATCGGGTCGGCCGAAACGGCGTGTCCAAGGCATTCAGCAAGGAGGGGGAATATAGCATCAGGAGCAAGCCCACATCTACCGGGGGAGTTCCTACGGGTTCTGTAGGAGGCATTCCGACGGACGCACAGCAGGCCATGTTCGCGACGATGCAGAAAGCGCTGTCGATGGATCTTCCGCCAAAGGAGCGGTTCAACCATCGGTGCCGAAACTGGCCCAACTGCAACTACGATAACTGCAAGTACGTGCATCCCACAGAGGCATGTGAGGCGTTTGCCAACGGTGGAGCGTgtgctgctcctcctggcACGTGTCTCAAGGTGCATGTTGGCCAGGATATCGATGATCTGGCCAACCTTCCCGAGCAGCCCAAGCCGTTTGAGTGGGTGCCCTATGAGAGATACAAGCCTGCAGTTCCCAAGGGCTTTATGCTCATGCCCATGATGACTCCCCAAGGCCCCCAACAGGTCATGGTTCCCCAGGTGCCCGTGAAAACGACCATCATGGAGTGTCGGTTCACAGACCGGTGTGCCAACCAGCATTGCACTTATGGCCATCCTACTCCATGCAACAATGAGGCCAAGATCACCGACCATTTTGCGTGGTGCGACAATAAGGAGCACTGTGCGGATCCTGAGTGTGTCAAGAACCAtccgtcgtcgtcgttggtGCGTGAGAATGAGTCTCTTCCCTCAGGCCAGACTCTGGAGCAGTGCAAGTTCAACAACTACTGCACCAACCCCAAATGTCGGTTCCGACATGCCATGTCCAAGACCATTTGTCGAAACGGAAAGGAGTGCACCCGAATGGACTGCATCTTCATGCATCCCGTGGAGACGCCATGCAAGTATGGCGTCAACTGTGCCAACAACAATTGTATCTTCTCGCATCCCGAGGGTCATGGAAACGGCACTGCTGAGCGAAAGTTTGTGAATGAGGCTGAGGGAACTGAAAAGCTCATTcctggccagcagcagcagcaggatGTTGAAGGTTCCACTGTTGACGCCGATACCACCATGGAATAG
- a CDS encoding uncharacterized protein (Compare to YALI0E13860g, weakly similar to uniprot|Q12303 Saccharomyces cerevisiae YLR121c YPS3 GPI-anchored aspartyl protease 3 (yapsin 3)): MFFSFPALLALLALSALSVAAPSNPKVVSMDVSKKTYLGSVKGRPGVYISTYIGVGTPPQSFEVSFDTGSSDLWIPAVGDDQTGGPGLFNPQASSTFKSLGTSFNAAYVGGTAQGYWVTDNVNAAGLSLSNLQLGAVSNMQDQKQGILGVSFKQVEMSVRNGQPQYYNFPFSAKEQGFIDHVLYSLHFDGPHSPDGTFLLGGIDHAKYSGDLHYYNVANPSAGPQINFKSLVLGGHELDFNLPVTLDSGSLAIAFPDTQFRAIGSGLNLTNYNKDMGLYYIDCQAEISVDFKFDGLTISANSSSLVLPMGFFSGDTTDPSCVLGVQNSALYESPNDAVLGEPFLKNAYVVYDLEDYSIGLAPAVYTDKSDVQAVSRTL; the protein is encoded by the coding sequence ATGTTCTTTTCGTTCcctgctcttctggctcttctggctctctCAGCTCTTTCAGTAGCTGCAccctccaaccccaaggtGGTGTCTATGGATGTCTCTAAAAAGACATACCTAGGGTCGGTCAAGGGAAGACCTGGGGTCTATATTTCCACATACATCGGTGTGGGcactcctcctcagtcATTCGAAGTCAGCTTTGATACAGGATCTTCTGATCTATGGATACCAGCCGTGGGTGATGACCAAACTGGAGGTCCAGGGCTCTTCAACCCCCAGGCTTCCTCCACGTTCAAATCTTTAGGAACCAGTTTCAACGCGGCATACGTCGGAGGAACAGCCCAGGGATACTGGGTGACCGATAATGTCAACGCAGCAGGCCTGTCTCTGTCCAATCTGCAACTTGGAGCTGTTTCTAACATGCAAGACCAGAAGCAAGGAATCTTGGGTGTGTCTTTCAAGCAAGTAGAAATGTCGGTACGAAATGGACAACCCCAGTACTACAACTTTCCGTTTTCCGCCAAAGAACAGGGCTTTATTGACCATGTGCTCTACTCTCTCCATTTTGACGGTCCCCATTCTCCTGACGGAACCTTTCTACTGGGAGGTATTGACCACGCCAAATACTCTGGAGATCTCCATTACTACAACGTCGCCAACCCCAGTGCAGGTCCCCAGATTAATTTCAAGAGCCTCGTACTTGGCGGACACGAACTCGACTTCAATCTGCCGGTCACACTGGACTCAGGGTCGCTAGCTATTGCCTTTCCAGACACCCAGTTCAGAGCTATAGGAAGCGGGCTTAACCTGACCAACTACAACAAAGATATGGGTCTGTATTATATCGACTGTCAAGCGGAGATCTCCGTGGACTTCAAATTCGACGGACTCACAATCTCAGCCAACTCTTCGTCTTTGGTACTGCCCATGGGATTCTTCTCAGGGGACACCACAGACCCTTCATGTGTACTGGGAGTGCAAAACTCTGCCCTTTATGAATCTCCGAATGATGCTGTTCTCGGAGAACCTTTCCTTAAGAACGCCTACGTCGTCTACGATTTGGAGGACTACAGCATTGGACTAGCTCCTGCTGTCTACACCGACAAGTCTGATGTTCAAGCTGTCTCCCGCACATTGTAA